The following coding sequences are from one Salvia hispanica cultivar TCC Black 2014 chromosome 3, UniMelb_Shisp_WGS_1.0, whole genome shotgun sequence window:
- the LOC125211738 gene encoding brefeldin A-inhibited guanine nucleotide-exchange protein 1-like, translating to MSASPTLGGASRCGWVLGPSLDKIIKNVAWRKHSQLVSASKSALDKLESLSDDPSDPASCSPLYGLSSSDADLLLQPLIAALESAYPKVVEPALDCAFRLFSFGLIRGCEIKEDASIIYRIVDSACKCAAIADEAIELAVLKVLLAAVRSPCNRILGDCLIYIVRSCYNVYLGGHSGTNQICAKAVLAQMMIIVFTRTQENSMHVDVKNVSVFELLEFADRNLNEGSSIHFAQTFINEIMECKDSPFMVKSPTELQNGSKASEEMPDEESRKSVDESADVSEYSTIREDGFMLFKNLCKLSMKFSSQESSDDQILLRGKTLSLELLNVVMGNAGPIWRTNERFLNAVKQYLCLSLLKNSGQSVMSIFQLLCSIFWNLLLKFRSGLKSEIGIFFPMLILRVLENVLQPSFLQKMTVLSLLEKISQDPQIVIDIFVNYDCDVDAPNIFERSVNGLLKTALGPPPGSVSSLSPIQDMTFRHESVKCLVRIIKSMGSWMDQQLKVGEYNPTKTSDNENMVESPNYHNDDATNADFELHPEANSEIYDAATLEQRRAHKLEIQKGTALFNRKPSKGIEFLIKAKKVGSSPEEVAHFLKTTSGLNESMIGDYFGEREEFPMKVMHAYVDSFNFEKMGFGEAIRFFLRGFRLPGEAQKIDRIMEKFAERYCKCNPNSFTSADTAYVLAYSVIMLNTDAHNSMVKDKMTKADFIRNNRGIDDGKDLSEDYLGTLYDHIVKNEIKMKPDPSAPQSKQGNSLNKLLGLDGILNLVWKQPEEKALGANGYLLKHIQEQFKAKSAKSEVVYHAVADPAILRFMVEVCWGPMLAAFSVTLDQSDDKEATSQCLQGFRNAVHVTAVMGMQTQRDAFVTTVAKFTYLHCAADMKQKNVDAVKAIISIAIEDGNNLQESWEHILTCLSRFENLQLLGEGAPSDSSFLNTSNSEHDDVTLRNVNYPSLKRKGTLQNPAVMAVVRGGSYDSTSLGKNTPGLVSPEQINHFISNLYLLDQIGNFELNHIFAHSQRLNSEAIVSFVTALCKVSMLELQSPTDPRVFSLTKLVEVAHYNMNRIRLVWSRIWSVLSDFFVAVGLSENLSVAIFVMDSLRQLAMKFLEREELANYNFQNEFLIPFAVVMQKSNSTEIRELIVRCISQMVLSRVGNIKSGWKSVFTVFTAAAADERKSIVLLAFETMEKIVREYFPYITETEALIFTDCVKCLITFTNSKFNSDVSLNAIAFLRFCAVKLADGGLVCREKSKEDDSCSQGLNENAADSQTCTDKDDYVANFWIPLLSGLSKLTSDPRAAIRKGALEVLFNILKDHGQLFTQPFWANVFNCAIFPIFRISVDIKDSGPLHPEGNVWDSETSIVAAECLIDLFVHFFDMVRTQMHGVVSILVGFMKSPGQGPSSAAVAALMRLANDLGSKLSEDEWQDIVLCLKEAAGSSLPEFAKLLKTMDSIEIPDVSQPDNEMELSTGRGVNNDGSEDNNENLQTVAYIVSRMKVHINIQLLVIQVVTDIYKIHWKSLSPNIVTTVLGIFSSTSSHSHDLNTQTSLLLKLDRACSMLEISGPPLVHFENESYKSYLNFLHDLLVNSPSLSQEKNVEGELVSVCKQVLQTYLGCSGFEYVSQDKPRANCVLPLGSAKKEELAARTPLVLSVMRILGSLERDSFRRHVSQLFPLLVGLVRSEHSSMEVQRVLSSIFQSCIGPLVCK from the exons ATGTCGGCGTCTCCAACCCTAGGCGGCGCATCCCGCTGCGGCTGGGTGCTGGGGCCTTCGCTCGACAAGATCATCAAAAATGTGGCCTGGAGGAAGCACTCTCAGCTCGTTTCCGCCTCCAAATCCGCTCTCGACAAGCTCGAATCTCTCTCCGACGACCCCTCCGATCCCGCCTCCTGCTCCCCTCTCTACGGCCTCTCCTCCTCCGATGCCGACCTCCTGCTTCAGCCGCTCATCGCCGCGCTCGAATCGGCCTACCCTAAGGTCGTCGAGCCGGCTCTCGATTGCGCCTTCCGTCTCTTCTCATTTGGCCTCATCCGCGGCTGCGAGATCAAGGAGGATGCCTCGATTATCTACCGGATCGTTGATTCCGCCTGCAAATGTGCTGCAATTGCCGATGAGGCGATTGAGCTGGCGGTGCTGAAGGTTTTGCTGGCGGCAGTTCGATCTCCGTGCAATCGCATTCTCGGTGATTGCCTAATCTATATTGTTAGGTCTTGCTACAATGTGTACCTCGGCGGCCACAGTGGTACCAATCAGATCTGTGCCAAGGCTGTACTTGCGCAGATGATGATCATTGTTTTCACTCGAACGCAGGAGAATTCGATGCACGTTGATGTGAAGAACGTTTCGGTTTTTGAATTGCTCGAGTTTGCGGATAGGAATCTTAATGAAGGGAGTTCTATACATTTCGCTCAGACCTTTATCAATGAGATTATGGAGTGTAAGGATAGCCCTTTTATGGTGAAATCGCCTACGGAGTTGCAAAATGGTTCCAAAGCTTCTGAAGAAATGCCTGATGAGGAAAGCAGAAAATCTGTTGATGAGAGTGCTGATGTGAGCGAGTATAGTACGATTAGGGAGGATGGTTTTATGCTCTTCAAGAATTTATGCAAGTTGTCTATGAAATTTTCATCACAGGAGAGTTCTGATGATCAGATTCTGCTGAGGGGAAAAACCCTCTCCTTGGAGCTCTTGAACGTGGTCATGGGAAATGCAGGGCCAATCTGGCGTACAAATGAGAG GTTTCTTAATGCTGTCAAGCAATACCTGTGTCTGTCATTGTTGAAGAACAGTGGACAATCTGTAATGTCTATTTTTCAACTTCTTTGTTCAATATTTTGGAACCTATTGTTGAAATTTAGGTCTGGGTTGAAATCAGAGATTGGAATTTTCTTTCCCATGTTGATTCTTCGAGTACTAGAGAATGTGCTCCAGCCTAGTTTCTTGCAGAAGATGACTGTTTTGAGTTTATTAGAGAAGATCTCTCAGGATCCACAGAttgttattgatatttttgtcaACTACGATTGCGATGTGGATGCTCCCAACATATTTGAAAG GTCTGTCAATGGCCTTCTAAAAACTGCTCTAGGTCCACCGCCTGGTTCCGTTTCCTCCTTGTCTCCCATCCAAGATATGACATTTCGTCATGAATCAGTTAAGTGTCTAGTGaggataattaaatcaatggGATCATGGATGGACCAACAGCTGAAAGTTGGAGAATATAATCCAACAAAGACCTCTGATAATGAAAACATGGTTGAGAGTCCGAATTACCACAATGATGATGCAACTAATGCTGATTTTGAACTGCACCCAGAAGCAAACTCTGAAATTTATGATGCTGCAACACTGGAGCAGCGTAGAGCTCATAAGTTGGAAATTCAG AAAGGTACTGCGCTGTTCAATAGAAAACCATCAAAGGGAATTGAGTTCTTGATAAAAGCCAAAAAAGTTGGTAGCTCCCCTGAAGAAGTGGCTCATTTTCTGAAAACTACTTCTGGCCTGAATGAAAGTATGATAGGTGATTATTTTGGTGAGCGGGAGGAATTCCCTATGAAAGTCATGCACGCTTATGTTGATTCCTTCAACTTTGAGAAGATGGGCTTTGGTGAAGCAATACGATTCTTTCTAAGAGGATTTAGGCTACCTGGAGAAGCACAAAAGATCGACCGCATCATGGAAAAGTTTGCAGAGCGCTATTGTAAATGCAATCCGAACTCGTTCACCAGCGCAGATACGGCTTATGTCCTTGCTTACTCTGTCATAATGCTCAATACCGATGCCCATAATAGTATGGTAAAGGATAAG ATGACCAAGGCTGATTTCATTCGGAATAACCGAGGCATAGATGACGGCAAGGACCTATCTGAGGATTACTTGGGCACTCTGTATGACCATATtgtgaaaaatgagattaaaATGAAGCCTGATCCTTCTGCTCCACAAAGCAAACAAGGAAACAGCCTGAATAAACTGCTGGGCTTAGATGGTATACTCAATCTGGTGTGGAAGCAGCCTGAAGAAAAAGCACTGGGTGCAAACGGATATCTGTTAAAACATATCCAGGAACAGTTTAAAGCAAAATCTGCAAAATCAGA AGTTGTTTATCATGCTGTAGCAGATCCTGCAATATTGAGGTTCATGGTTGAAGTTTGTTGGGGCCCAATGCTTGCTGCATTTAGTGTAACTCTGGACCAGAGTGATGACAAGGAGGCTACTTCTCAGTGCTTACAGGGCTTCCGAAATGCTGTGCATGTTACAGCAGTGATGGGGATGCAAACCCAGAGGGATGCTTTTGTTACCACTGTCGCCAAATTTACTTACCTCCATTGTGCTGCAgatatgaaacaaaaaaatgtagaTGCAGTGAAG GCCATTATATCAATTGCTATTGAAGATGGCAATAACCTTCAGGAATCATGGGAACACATTTTGACATGTTTATCCCGGTTTGAGAATCTACAGCTCTTGGGAGAGGGAGCACCATCTGATTCATCCTTCCTTAATACATCGAACTCAGAACACGATGATGTTAcattaagaaatgtgaattATCCATCCCTGAAGAGAAAAGGAACACTCCAGAACCCAGCTGTAATGGCAGTTGTTCGAGGGGGCTCTTACGATAGCACCTCTCTTGGAAAAAACACTCCTGGTCTTGTTTCTCCAGAGCAGATcaatcatttcatttcaaacttGTATTTGCTTGACCAAATAGGGAATTTTGAACTAAACCACATTTTCGCTCATAGCCAAAGGTTAAATAGTGAAGCAATTGTGTCCTTTGTAACGGCACTCTGCAAAGTCTCCATGTTAGAATTGCAGTCTCCAACTGATCCACGCGTGTTTAGCCTCACAAAACTCGTGGAAGTTGC ACATTATAACATGAATCGCATAAGACTTGTGTGGTCCCGGATATGGAGTGTCCTTTCCGATTTTTTTGTGGCGGTTGGGTTGTCAGAAAATCTGTCTGTTGCAATCTTTGTTATGGACTCACTGCGGCAACTTGCTATGAAATTCCTAGAACGAGAAGAACTGGCAAATTACAACTTTCAAAATGAATTTTTGATACCCTTTGCAGTTGTGATGCAGAAAAGTAATTCCACAGAGATCAGAGAGTTAATAGTTCGATGTATCTCTCAAATGGTCCTCAGTCGTGTTGGTAACATAAAATCTGGATGGAAGAGTGTTTTCACG GTTTTTACAGCGGCTGCAGCTGATGAAAGGAAGAGCATAGTCTTGTTGGCCTTTGAAACAATGGAGAAAATAGTGCGGGAATATTTCCCCTACATAACTGAGACagaagctttgatttttacaGATTGTGTCAAGTGCCTCATCACCTTCACAAATAGTAAATTTAACAGTGATGTCAGCCTCAATGCTATTGCTTTTCTGCGGTTCTGCGCCGTCAAACTTGCAGATGGTGGACTTGTTTgtagggaaaaaagtaaggaGGATGATTCTTGCAGTCAAGGTTTAAATGAAAATGCTGCCGATAGTCAAACTTGCACAGACAAGGATGACTATGTTGCGAATTTCTGGATTCCCTTGCTCTCag GACTATCAAAATTGACATCAGATCCTCGAGCAGCCATCAGAAAGGGTGCTCTGGAAGTCCtgttcaatattttaaagGATCATGGTCAACTTTTTACACAACCATTCTGGGCTAATGTTTTCAATTGCGCGATCTTTCCCATATTCAGAATCAGTGTTGACATTAAAGATTCTGGTCCCTTACATCCCGAGGGGAATGTATGGGATTCTGAAACTTCTATAGTTGCAGCAGAGTGTCTGATTGACTTATTTGTCCATTTCTTCGATATGGTAAGAACCCAGATGCATGGAGTAGTATCCATACTAGTGGGGTTTATGAAAAGTCCAGGTCAAGGCCCCTCAAGTGCAGCGGTAGCTGCTTTGATGCGTTTGGCTAATGATTTAGGGAGCAAACTCTCCGAAGATGAGTGGCAAGATATCGTTCTCTGTTTGAAAGAGGCTGCTGGTTCCAGTCTGCCTGAATTTGCGAAGCTTCTGAAAACCATGGACAGCATTGAGATTCCAGATGTTTCTCAGCCCGATAATGAAATGGAATTGTCTACCGGCcgtggagtaaataatgatgGCTCTGAGGATAATAACGAAAACCTTCAAACTGTGGCATATATTGTATCAAGGATGAAAGTCCATATTAATATACAGCTACTTGTTATACAG GTTGTGACTGATATTTACAAGATCCACTGGAAGTCCCTGTCTCCAAATATTGTCACCACAGTACTCGGAATCTTTTCATCAACATCGTCTCACTCCCACGATTTGAACACCCAAACGTCATTACTGCTCAAGTTAGACAGAGCATGCTCTATGCTGGAGATCTCAGGTCCACCACTCGTTCACTTTGAAAACGAGTCATACAAGAGCTACCTAAACTTCTTGCACGATCTACTAGTGAACAGTCCATCTCTGTCCCAGGAGAAGAACGTGGAAGGCGAGCTCGTTTCTGTATGCAAGCAAGTGCTGCAGACATACCTGGGGTGCAGTGGATTCGAATACGTATCACAGGATAAACCCAGGGCAAACTGTGTTCTCCCACTGGGCTCCGCGAAGAAGGAGGAACTAGCAGCTCGGACGCCTCTAGTTCTGTCAGTTATGCGGATTCTGGGCAGTCTAGAGAGGGATTCGTTCAGGAGGCATGTTTCTCAGCTGTTTCCGTTGCTGGTGGGTCTCGTGCGAAGCGAGCATAGTTCGATGGAAGTGCAGAGGGTTTTGAGCAGTATATTTCAGTCGTGTATAGGTCCTTTAGTATGTAAGTGA
- the LOC125212006 gene encoding uncharacterized protein LOC125212006 has translation MSSVFHLHRNESLPLSQSEASSAPGIRRRLSSLSLNLKIQPSSSSAAAAWAMRRSKSISAMGEYAGSSVRRWWGWGWGWILARKPTFAADLEMNEDEAAAIGSHSRGSWRHVIHKVASQLRRKLRGSDGVGLPQTFRYDSFNYAKNFDDGRSAASLIH, from the coding sequence ATGAGCTCCGTTTTCCACCTCCACAGAAACGAATCCCTCCCTCTCTCGCAATCCGAGGCCTCCTCAGCCCCGGGgatccgccgccgcctctccTCCCTCTCGCTAAATCTGAAGATCCAGCcgtcctcctcctccgccgccgccgcctggGCGATGCGCCGCTCCAAATCCATCTCCGCCATGGGCGAATACGCCGGCAGCTCGGTGCGGAGGTGGTGGGGATGGGGATGGGGCTGGATCCTCGCCAGAAAACCTACCTTCGCCGCCGATCTGGAGATGAACGAGGACGAGGCCGCCGCGATCGGCAGCCACAGCAGGGGCAGCTGGCGCCACGTCATCCACAAGGTCGCGTCGCAGCTGCGGCGCAAGCTGCGAGGATCGGACGGCGTCGGCCTGCCGCAGACGTTCCGCTACGATTCGTTCAATTACGCGAAGAATTTCGACGACGGAAGGTCCGCCGCTTCTCTCATTCACTGA
- the LOC125212004 gene encoding calcium-dependent protein kinase 26-like isoform X1, which yields MGNTCRGSLGDKPSEVYSEPEEQLNSKSDSSSRSGEDAHPSPKKEHSLPPVICPSKDSHSSSIVMTRGMANQAHFVMGHKTANIRDLYVLGHKLGQGQFGTTYLCTEIATGLQFACKSITKRKLISKEDVEDVRREIQIMHHLAGHKNIVTIKGAYEDTLYVHIVMELCNGGELFDRIIQRGHYTEQKAAELTKIVVGVVEACHSLGVMHRDLKPENFLLVNKDDDFSLKAIDFGLSVFFKPGQIFTDVVGSPYYVAPEVLLKHYGPQADVWTAGVILYILLSGVPPFWAETQQGIFDAVLKGHIDFESDPWPLISESAKDLIRKMLCMHPADRATAHQVLSHPWISENGVAPDRALDAAVLSRLKQFSAMNRLKKMALRVIAESLSEEEIAGLREMFTAMDTDNSGAITFDELKAGLRKYGSTLKDTEIRDLMDAVWAYLVNKFIVCMLLVRFFSKIFLSICLKFLSFIVELLLCLQADVDNSGTIDYGEFIAATMHLNKLEREEHLLAAFHYFDKDGSGYITFDELQQACEEQHMSDNFIEDIIKEVDQDNDGRIDYGEFVAMMTKGNAGIGRRTMRNSLNMSMRDAPEALSFSL from the exons ATGGGCAATACATGCCGTGGATCATTGGGAGACAAGCCTTCAGAGGTGTATAGTGAGCCGGAAGAGCAGCTGAATTCGAAGTCCGATTCCTCCTCCCGGAGCGGTGAAGACGCCCACCCCAGCCCTAAAAAGGAGCATAGTTTGCCGCCGGTGATTTGCCCCAGCAAAGACAGCCACAGCAGCAGCATCGTCATGACCCGAGGCATGGCCAACCAGGCTCACTTCGTCATGGGCCACAAGACGGCCAATATCCGGGATCTATACGTGCTCGGGCATAAACTCGGGCAGGGGCAGTTCGGTACGACTTATCTCTGCACTGAGATCGCCACGGGTTTACAATTCGCTTGTAAATCGATAACGAAGAGGAAGCTGATCTCCAAGGAGGATGTGGAGGATGTTAGGAGGGAGATCCAGATAATGCACCATCTGGCTGGTCACAAGAATATCGTCACGATTAAGGGGGCGTACGAGGACACTCTGTATGTCCACATTGTCATGGAGCTTTGCAATGGAGGTGAATTGTTTGACCGGATTATACAGAGGGGGCACTACACGGAGCAGAAGGCGGCTGAGCTGACTAAGATCGTCGTTGGTGTTGTTGAGGCTTGCCATTCGCTCGGAGTTATGCATAGAGATCTTAAACCGGAGAATTTCTTGTTGGTTAACAAGGATGATGATTTCTCTCTTAAAGCTATTGATTTTGGACTCTCTGTTTTCTTCAAGCCAG GGCAGATTTTCACTGATGTGGTCGGAAGCCCGTATTATGTTGCACCTGAAGTTCTGTTGAAGCATTACGGGCCACAAGCTGATGTGTGGACAGCAGGAGTCATCCTCTACATATTGCTTAGTGGTGTGCCTCCGTTTTGGGCTG AAACACAGCAGGGGATATTTGATGCTGTTTTGAAGGGTCACATTGACTTTGAATCCGACCCATGGCCACTGATATCGGAGAGTGCTAAGGATCTTATTCGGAAGATGCTATGCATGCATCCTGCAGACCGTGCAACTGCTCATCAAGTATTAA GTCATCCTTGGATATCTGAAAATGGCGTTGCTCCTGACAGAGCCTTGGACGCGGCTGTACTTTCTCGCCTTAAGCAATTTTCTGCAATGAATAGGTTGAAGAAAATGGCTTTGAGG GTAATAGCTGAAAGCTTGTCAGAAGAGGAGATAGCCGGCTTAAGAGAGATGTTTACGGCCATGGACACTGACAACAGTGGCGCAATCACATTTGACGAACTCAAAGCTGGTTTGAGGAAATATGGTTCCACATTGAAGGATACAGAAATTCGTGATCTTATGGATGCGGTATGGGCGTATCTTGTCAATAAGTTTATAGTCTGTATGCTTCTTGTTCGGTTCTTCAGtaagatttttttatcaatatgtTTAAAGTTTCTGTCATTCATAGTTGAATTGTTATTATGCTTGCAGGCTGATGTAGACAACAGTGGGACGATTGATTACGGAGAATTTATAGCAGCGACAATGCACTTGAATAAACTCGAGCGTGAGGAACATCTTTTGGCAGCGTTTCATTATTTTGACAAAGATGGAAGTGGCTATATTACATTTGATGAACTCCAGCAAGCTTGCGAAGAACAACACATGTCGGATAACTTCATTGAAGATATCATCAAAGAAGTTGACCAAGATAAC GATGGAAGGATCGATTATGGGGAATTCGTTGCTATGATGACAAAGGGTAATGCTGGCATCGGAAGGCGCACGATGCGAAACAGCTTGAATATGAGCATGAGAGACGCTCCGGAAGCCCTTAGCTTTTCGCTTTAA
- the LOC125212004 gene encoding calcium-dependent protein kinase 26-like isoform X2: MGNTCRGSLGDKPSEVYSEPEEQLNSKSDSSSRSGEDAHPSPKKEHSLPPVICPSKDSHSSSIVMTRGMANQAHFVMGHKTANIRDLYVLGHKLGQGQFGTTYLCTEIATGLQFACKSITKRKLISKEDVEDVRREIQIMHHLAGHKNIVTIKGAYEDTLYVHIVMELCNGGELFDRIIQRGHYTEQKAAELTKIVVGVVEACHSLGVMHRDLKPENFLLVNKDDDFSLKAIDFGLSVFFKPGQIFTDVVGSPYYVAPEVLLKHYGPQADVWTAGVILYILLSGVPPFWAETQQGIFDAVLKGHIDFESDPWPLISESAKDLIRKMLCMHPADRATAHQVLSHPWISENGVAPDRALDAAVLSRLKQFSAMNRLKKMALRVIAESLSEEEIAGLREMFTAMDTDNSGAITFDELKAGLRKYGSTLKDTEIRDLMDAADVDNSGTIDYGEFIAATMHLNKLEREEHLLAAFHYFDKDGSGYITFDELQQACEEQHMSDNFIEDIIKEVDQDNDGRIDYGEFVAMMTKGNAGIGRRTMRNSLNMSMRDAPEALSFSL, translated from the exons ATGGGCAATACATGCCGTGGATCATTGGGAGACAAGCCTTCAGAGGTGTATAGTGAGCCGGAAGAGCAGCTGAATTCGAAGTCCGATTCCTCCTCCCGGAGCGGTGAAGACGCCCACCCCAGCCCTAAAAAGGAGCATAGTTTGCCGCCGGTGATTTGCCCCAGCAAAGACAGCCACAGCAGCAGCATCGTCATGACCCGAGGCATGGCCAACCAGGCTCACTTCGTCATGGGCCACAAGACGGCCAATATCCGGGATCTATACGTGCTCGGGCATAAACTCGGGCAGGGGCAGTTCGGTACGACTTATCTCTGCACTGAGATCGCCACGGGTTTACAATTCGCTTGTAAATCGATAACGAAGAGGAAGCTGATCTCCAAGGAGGATGTGGAGGATGTTAGGAGGGAGATCCAGATAATGCACCATCTGGCTGGTCACAAGAATATCGTCACGATTAAGGGGGCGTACGAGGACACTCTGTATGTCCACATTGTCATGGAGCTTTGCAATGGAGGTGAATTGTTTGACCGGATTATACAGAGGGGGCACTACACGGAGCAGAAGGCGGCTGAGCTGACTAAGATCGTCGTTGGTGTTGTTGAGGCTTGCCATTCGCTCGGAGTTATGCATAGAGATCTTAAACCGGAGAATTTCTTGTTGGTTAACAAGGATGATGATTTCTCTCTTAAAGCTATTGATTTTGGACTCTCTGTTTTCTTCAAGCCAG GGCAGATTTTCACTGATGTGGTCGGAAGCCCGTATTATGTTGCACCTGAAGTTCTGTTGAAGCATTACGGGCCACAAGCTGATGTGTGGACAGCAGGAGTCATCCTCTACATATTGCTTAGTGGTGTGCCTCCGTTTTGGGCTG AAACACAGCAGGGGATATTTGATGCTGTTTTGAAGGGTCACATTGACTTTGAATCCGACCCATGGCCACTGATATCGGAGAGTGCTAAGGATCTTATTCGGAAGATGCTATGCATGCATCCTGCAGACCGTGCAACTGCTCATCAAGTATTAA GTCATCCTTGGATATCTGAAAATGGCGTTGCTCCTGACAGAGCCTTGGACGCGGCTGTACTTTCTCGCCTTAAGCAATTTTCTGCAATGAATAGGTTGAAGAAAATGGCTTTGAGG GTAATAGCTGAAAGCTTGTCAGAAGAGGAGATAGCCGGCTTAAGAGAGATGTTTACGGCCATGGACACTGACAACAGTGGCGCAATCACATTTGACGAACTCAAAGCTGGTTTGAGGAAATATGGTTCCACATTGAAGGATACAGAAATTCGTGATCTTATGGATGCG GCTGATGTAGACAACAGTGGGACGATTGATTACGGAGAATTTATAGCAGCGACAATGCACTTGAATAAACTCGAGCGTGAGGAACATCTTTTGGCAGCGTTTCATTATTTTGACAAAGATGGAAGTGGCTATATTACATTTGATGAACTCCAGCAAGCTTGCGAAGAACAACACATGTCGGATAACTTCATTGAAGATATCATCAAAGAAGTTGACCAAGATAAC GATGGAAGGATCGATTATGGGGAATTCGTTGCTATGATGACAAAGGGTAATGCTGGCATCGGAAGGCGCACGATGCGAAACAGCTTGAATATGAGCATGAGAGACGCTCCGGAAGCCCTTAGCTTTTCGCTTTAA
- the LOC125211065 gene encoding mitochondrial phosphate carrier protein 1, mitochondrial, giving the protein METWRRRRNIEEFSKGYYGVCAAGGMLSAGATHLAITPLDVLKVNMQVNPVKYNGIISGFSTLCREEGASALWRGWSGKLIGYGVQGGCKFGLYEYFKKLYGDLLVNQNKGVIFFLSAASAQVFADIALCPFEAVKVRVQSQPRFANGLADGFPKVYTKEGFYGLYRGLLPLWGRNLPFSMFMFTTFEHSVDLMHRKVIRRKREDCSIPQQLAVTCLAGYSAGIVGAVISNPADNIVSSLYNKKAPSILQAIKKIGLANLFTRSLSVRIATVGPVVTLQWFFYDSIKMFTGLPASGGVRS; this is encoded by the exons ATGGAGacgtggcggcggcggcgcaaCATCGAGGAGTTTTCCAAGGGGTATTACGGGGTGTGCGCGGCGGGAGGAATGCTCAGCGCCGGAGCTACGCATCTCGCCATCACCCCTCTCGATGTGTTGAAGGTTAACATGCAG GTGAATCCAGTGAAATATAATGGCATCATATCAGGGTTCAGTACTCTTTGCCGAGAAGAAGGTGCTTCGGCTCTTTGGAGAGGTTGGTCCGGAAAACTTATTGGTTATGGTGTACAAGGTGGATGCAAGTTTGGTCTCTACGAATATTTCAAGAAACTTTATGGCGATCTACTGGTGAATCAGAACAAGGGTGTCATATTCTTCCTCAGCGCTGCCTCTGCTCAAGTCTTTGCTGACATTGCTCTCTGCCCATTTGAAGCTGTCAAAGTTCGAGTCCAGTCGCAGCCACGTTTCGCCAATGGCTTGGCTGATGGATTTCCTAAAGTTTACACTAAAGAAGGGTTTTACGG ATTGTACAGAGGACTGCTTCCACTCTGGGGCCGTAACCTTCCAT TCTCCATGTTCATGTTCACAACATTTGAGCACTCCGTGGATCTAATGCATCGCAAAGTTATAcgaagaaagagagaagattGCTCGATACCCCAGCAACTTGCTGTGACGTGTCTAGCCGGGTATTCAGCTGGGATTGTTGGTGCTGTGATCTCCAATCCTGCTGACAACATAGTTTCATCTCTTTACAACAAAAAGGCTCCAAGTATACTGCAG GCGATAAAGAAGATCGGGCTTGCCAATCTGTTCACCAGAAGTCTCTCCGTTAGAATTGCAACGGTGGGTCCTGTCGTTACGTTGCAATGGTTTTTCTACGACAGCATCAAAATGTTCACGGGACT ACCTGCGAGCGGAGGGGTGAGGAGCTAG